The proteins below come from a single Ovis aries strain OAR_USU_Benz2616 breed Rambouillet chromosome 18, ARS-UI_Ramb_v3.0, whole genome shotgun sequence genomic window:
- the LOC101120360 gene encoding myeloid-associated differentiation marker-like, with protein sequence MCSSSGLLSAILLGYCLHLLQLLSTCLAFSLVASVGTWMGAVSNWSIFIWCFCFLVTLVILIIEFCGLQSRFPFSWYNFLITYACYAALLCISASIVYPITYIWFFPRGRSQDHAIAATAFSCIASVAYASEVAWARTWVWLGVTTGYMVTVPGLLKGLETFVAGVIFAFVIDSHLYLHQPALVWCVAVYSICFLLAAAALLLNWCDCDNRLPIAFPTFLLGLTLLSVLLYTSALVLWPLYQFDEQFGGQPERSSCNDGLIYSVCTWDQQLAVAVLTAINLLIYVVDLVFLAHMVFSRTQDQLRSSQFPLLYKS encoded by the coding sequence ATGTGCTCATCCTCAGGCCTGCTTTCTGCAATCCTCCTGGGCTACTGCCTCCACCTGTTGCAGCTGCTCTCCACCTGCCTGGCCTTCTCCCTTGTGGCCAGCGTGGGCACTTGGATGGGGGCTGTAAGTAACTGGTCCATATTCATCTGGTGCTTCTGCTTTCTCGTGACCCTCGTCATCCTCATAATCGAGTTCTGTGGGCTCCAGTCCCGCTTCCCCTTCTCCTGGTACAACTTCCTCATCACCTATGCCTGTTACGCTGCCCTCCTCTGCATCTCGGCCTCCATCGTTTACCCCATCACTTACATCTGGTTCTTCCCCCGCGGCCGCTCCCAGGATCATGCCATCgccgccactgccttctcctgcatTGCTTCTGTGGCTTATGCCAGCGAAGTGGCCTGGGCTCGGACCTGGGTCTGGCTCGGCGTGACCACCGGCTACATGGTCACTGTGCCAGGACTGCTCAAGGGCCTGGAGACTTTTGTGGCTGGTGTCATCTTCGCCTTTGTCATTGACAGCCACCTGTACCTGCACCAGCCGGCCCTGGTGTGGTGCGTGGCCGTGTACTCCATCTGCTTCCTCCTGGCAGCCGCGGCCCTTCTGCTGAACTGGTGTGACTGCGACAACAGGCTGCCCATTGCCTTTCCCACTTTTCTTCTGGGGCTGACCCTGCTCTCTGTCCTCCTCTACACCAGCGCTCTGGTCCTCTGGCCTCTCTACCAGTTTGACGAGCAGTTTGGTGGCCAGCCCGAGCGGTCGAGCTGCAATGACGGGCTCATCTACTCTGTGTGTACCTGGGACCAGCAACTGGCTGTGGCCGTCCTGACAGCCATCAACCTGCTGATTTACGTGGTCGACTTGGTGTTCTTGGCCCACATGGTTTTTTCAAGGACTCAGGATCAGCTCAGGAGCTCCCAGTTCCCTCTTCTTTACAAGTCATGA